TCTCCTCCTTTAAAGTTCATCCTTATGAAAATGAGCGTGAGCGTTGAACCGCTTTTTCTTTTACTTCAACAGGTACAGGCTCCGCGTCAATTTTTTTCTGTTTTCTTAATTTTATACGTTCCCATACGTCTAATGCAACATTGCTCCATTGAACGACTTGAGCAACAGTTTCTTTATTTTCTTCTACTTTCTCTGAAACGCTTGATGATACGCTTTTAATCGACTTATTTAGGTCTTGGATTGAGTCACCTACGCCTTTAACAGAATCCACGACTGTGTTCAGCGCTTCGGATTTACGCTGAATATCTTCAGCTAACAGATTAGTCTTATGTAAAAGTGCAGTTGTTTCAGCTGTGATTCCTGTCATTTGCTTTTCTACACCGTCTAAAGTACCTGCCACTGAATTTAATGTGTGCTGAACGGATTTCAATGTTTTTGACACGGAAACCACCAGGTAAAAAATCGCAATGGCAACAATAGCAGCGCTTAAATAAAGAATAATAACCATCTGTGCAAGGCACCTCCTATTTTCATCTCTCTTGTTATAACTACTTTCCCAATTTTATAAACAATTAAACCTTCTATTCCCTATAGACTCTTTAACTTTACCATATTCTCTCTGCATTTATTCATAAAAAGGGAAGATTGCTACATTATTTCGCGATATATGAGTTATTTCCCTTCCTAAAGAAAAAAAGGATTTTAAAGCATAAAAACAAACAAAATAAGCTCAGTGGGGTACAATAGAAAGTGAATCATCAATCATTGTTATTTTAAGGAGGCACTATTTATGAAAGACCCTAGAATTGCAACATTAGCTAAAAATTTAATTAATTATTCTGTTCGCCTTCAAAAAGGAGAAAAAGTATTAATCGAAAACTTTGGACTTCAGCGCGAGCTTGTGACAGCACTTGTAGATGAAGCGTACAAGGCCAGTGGCTACCCGTTTGTACTGCTAAAAGATCATTCGGTAGACCGAGCTCTTTTAAACGGTGCACAAGAAGAGCAGTACAATATGATGGCAGACTTCGAAGCAAATGTGATGAAAGAAATGGATGCTTATATTGGCTTACGTTCTGGTTCAAACATTTTTGAACAATCAGATGTTCCGGCAGATAAAATGAAAATCCAAGGGAATACGATCGGTAAAAAAGTACATAGAGAAATTCGCGTTCCAAAAACAAAATGGGTCGTTCTTCGCTACCCAAACGATTCAATGGCGCAGCTTGC
The genomic region above belongs to Priestia megaterium and contains:
- a CDS encoding DUF948 domain-containing protein; this encodes MVIILYLSAAIVAIAIFYLVVSVSKTLKSVQHTLNSVAGTLDGVEKQMTGITAETTALLHKTNLLAEDIQRKSEALNTVVDSVKGVGDSIQDLNKSIKSVSSSVSEKVEENKETVAQVVQWSNVALDVWERIKLRKQKKIDAEPVPVEVKEKAVQRSRSFS